Proteins encoded within one genomic window of Jiangella mangrovi:
- a CDS encoding CBS domain-containing protein, translating into MTVAEVMCRRVQVMDASTPCVTAWEFMRRTGTEHVAVVSHSGRVHGVVSVQDVAVAWCERGEPPFRETLGELLLGRLRPRILEDAPVGLAARIMLDSGFTALPVLSSRRALVGIVSERDVLAAVAGGRPQMRALVGRAERPAHAAAETAGLAS; encoded by the coding sequence GTGACCGTCGCCGAGGTGATGTGCCGGCGGGTCCAGGTGATGGACGCGTCGACCCCCTGCGTGACGGCGTGGGAGTTCATGCGCCGCACCGGGACCGAGCACGTCGCGGTGGTGAGCCACTCGGGACGGGTGCACGGCGTGGTCTCGGTCCAGGACGTCGCGGTTGCCTGGTGCGAGCGCGGCGAACCACCCTTCCGCGAAACGCTCGGCGAGCTGCTCCTGGGCCGGTTACGGCCACGGATCCTCGAGGACGCCCCGGTCGGGCTGGCCGCCCGGATCATGCTCGACAGCGGGTTCACCGCATTGCCCGTTCTGAGCTCGCGCCGCGCACTGGTGGGCATCGTCAGCGAACGGGACGTGCTGGCCGCCGTCGCCGGTGGGCGCCCGCAGATGCGCGCGCTCGTGGGCCGCGCGGAGCGCCCTGCACATGCGGCGGCCGAGACGGCGGGCCTGGCATCGTGA